A single window of Sphaerodactylus townsendi isolate TG3544 linkage group LG03, MPM_Stown_v2.3, whole genome shotgun sequence DNA harbors:
- the LOC125427791 gene encoding kelch-like protein 6 — protein sequence MDTKKDHEEDNMSVRPNSLRFYIAQGLRKLYESQQFCDATLVAEGKNFPCHRFLADSISMDSCLGLYALAYAHNHQALLRVATHHITMNFEPLSKHESFPSLDLSTVMSIVSSDKLLVSTELTVYQAVQRWVKSQLAEHLSLLKKLMGQIRLPLLTSEEVTTVQADIIAQYGHAHLQWEQLDGDGRLLKSGGLRSGMYDDWIVSLGLFVSNMQGGVVERLKTHFLGFNLQTESWEEIPPLMYLDSSGFLSVGHKLYVSGGQRLNGSILGNLHEFNALTGQWIQLPSMSVPRREHGFLACKQKLYALGGRSGRSVLDSAESFDLAQKVWCSIASLPFPVSHFASATLKDKLYLIGGFSHTRASGLAHRGILIYDTSLNVWNQVPLAFQCYKSTAVTMDNGIFVIGGLVEESSRRETPGTVIRALISGTHKCFFLSKDGTVSQDIVIPELPILVLPPCAVQWQNKIHVLVGNTIYQWRPGESSWTHSRKSVPNTRVTFLTVVNGVTLRVPKKTIQPLLRDSSAALTAVWVADN from the exons ATGGATACCAAAAAGGACCATGAAGAGGATAACATGAGTGTGAGACCTAATTCTTTGAGATTCTACATTGCTCAGG GTTTAAGAAAACTTTATGAGAGCCAGCAGTTTTGTGATGCCACCTTGGTGGCTGAAGGAAAGAATTTCCCCTGTCACAG ATTTCTCGCTGACAGCATTTCAATGGATAGCTGCCTGGGACTTTATGCACTAGCATATGCCCATAACCACCAAGCTTTGCTTCGTGTGGCCACTCACCACATCACAATGAACTTTGAGCCACTTTCCAAACACGAGTCCTTCCCAAGTCTGGATCTCAGTACAGTGATGAGTATTGTCTCCTCGGATAAACTTCTGGTGTCTACTGAGCTCACTGTCTATCAAGCTGTGCAACGCTGGGTGAAATCTCAACTAGCTGAGCACCTCTCACTGCTCAAGAAGCTGATGGGACAGATCCGTCTCCCTCTTCTTACTTCTGAGGAGGTGACTACAGTTCAGGCAGATATTATTGCACAATATGGACATGCTCATCTTCAGTGGGAACAGTTGGATGGGGATGGTAGGTTGCTGAAGAGTGGAGGTCTCAGGAGTGGTATGTATGATGACTGGATTGTGAGTCTGGGCCTTTTTGTTAGCAACATGCAAGGCGGAGTAGTTGAGCGTTTGAAAACCCACTTCCTCGGTTTTAACCTTCAGACAGAAAGTTGGGAGGAGATACCTCCTTTGATGTATCTTGATTCTTCAGGCTTCTTATCTGTAGGGCACAAGCTCTATGTCTCTGGAGGGCAAAGACTTAATGGCTCGATCTTAGGCAATCTGCATGAATTTAATGCTCTGACTGGCCAGTGGATACAGCTACCTTCCATGTCTGTACCCCGGCGAGAACATGGTTTTCTAGCCTGTAAACAGAAGCTGTATGCTTTGGGGGGCCGAAGTGGCCGAAGTGTGCTTGATTCTGCAGAAAGTTTTGATTTGGCACAGAAAGTTTGGTGTTCCATTGCCAGCCTGCCATTTCCAGTAAGTCATTTTGCATCTGCCACACTAAAGGACAAACTTTACCTAATCGGGGGATTCTCTCATACCAGGGCAAGTGGCCTTGCTCACAGGGGCATTCTGATCTATGACACAAGCTTGAATGTGTGGAATCAGGTGCCTTTGGCTTTTCAGTGTTACAAATCAACAGCTGTGACCATGGACAATGGGATCTTTGTCATTGGTGGACTTGTAGAAGAAAGCAGCCGGCGTGAGACACCTGGCACTGTAATCAGAGCTCTGATCTCTGGCACTCATAAGTGCTTTTTTCTCAGCAAGGATGGCACTGTAAGCCAGGACATTGTGATTCCAGAACTCCCCATACTTGTTCTACCACCTTGTGCCGTTCAGTGGCAGAACAAAATACACGTCCTGGTAGGGAATACAATTTACCAATGGAGGCCTGGGGAATCAAGTTGGACTCATAGTCGAAAAAGTGTTCCCAACACAAGAGTGACATTCCTAACAGTAGTTAACGGTGTGACACTGAGGGTGCCGAAGAAAACTATTCAGCCTCTTTTGCGAGACTCATCAGCAGCCCTGACAGCTGTTTGGGTGGCAGATAATTAA